The Methanohalophilus portucalensis genome window below encodes:
- a CDS encoding glycosyltransferase family 4 protein: protein MKILRVAADIYPDVVGGVGLHVHEMSKEQVQLGNHVDIYTAGSNDKPAHEKRGGYEIKRFKPLIKLLGNSIMPNMLFSLYKNRYDYDVIHAHSHLYFSTNLCAIIRKLGSSPLVITNHGLNSQTAPPWFQDIYTATGAKFTFNAADKIICYTESEKAELLKLKVPSEKIEVIHNGIDTEHFIPAQEPAFDKKSLLWIGRYAKGKGVDYLIDAFNILKSEHPDATLTMIGKGPDKSKIVQKIQDLNLEKDIRMEEFIPNSEIVQLYQQSSVFVLPSLEEGVPRTILEAMACCVPVVCTRLPQLVDIVEGSGLLVPVKDPRTLADSISRLLANNSLAKELGDSGRENVVANYSWKDTVKKTLLIYANLVE from the coding sequence TTGAAAATACTGCGTGTTGCTGCTGATATTTATCCGGATGTTGTTGGAGGTGTAGGTTTACATGTCCATGAGATGTCAAAAGAACAGGTTCAACTGGGAAACCATGTGGATATTTATACTGCAGGCAGCAATGACAAACCCGCTCATGAAAAAAGAGGTGGGTATGAAATAAAACGTTTCAAACCTCTGATTAAACTTCTCGGCAATTCTATTATGCCGAATATGTTATTTTCACTTTATAAAAACAGATATGATTATGATGTTATCCATGCCCATTCCCATCTTTATTTTTCCACAAACCTGTGTGCAATAATTAGAAAACTAGGTTCCTCTCCACTGGTAATTACAAACCATGGGCTCAATTCCCAGACAGCACCACCGTGGTTCCAGGATATTTATACAGCAACCGGTGCCAAATTCACCTTTAATGCTGCAGACAAGATCATCTGTTACACGGAATCTGAAAAGGCAGAACTGCTCAAATTAAAAGTACCGTCTGAAAAGATAGAAGTAATTCACAACGGAATCGATACCGAACATTTCATTCCTGCACAGGAGCCTGCTTTTGATAAGAAAAGCTTGCTCTGGATTGGCAGGTATGCAAAGGGTAAAGGGGTAGATTACCTTATCGATGCGTTCAATATCCTGAAATCAGAGCATCCTGATGCAACCCTCACAATGATCGGGAAAGGGCCAGATAAAAGCAAGATTGTGCAAAAAATTCAGGATCTCAATCTGGAGAAGGATATCAGGATGGAGGAGTTCATCCCGAATTCCGAGATTGTGCAGTTATACCAGCAGTCGAGTGTCTTTGTACTGCCAAGTCTGGAGGAAGGAGTCCCAAGAACAATTCTGGAGGCAATGGCATGCTGTGTCCCGGTTGTATGCACACGCCTCCCCCAGCTTGTAGACATAGTGGAAGGAAGCGGATTGCTTGTGCCGGTGAAGGATCCACGGACACTGGCAGATAGCATATCAAGATTATTAGCTAACAACAGCCTTGCAAAGGAATTGGGTGACAGTGGCAGGGAAAATGTGGTTGCAAACTATTCCTGGAAGGATACTGTGAAGAAAACGT